In Myxococcus stipitatus, the following are encoded in one genomic region:
- a CDS encoding sterol desaturase family protein, whose amino-acid sequence MDGTHIPDLIAPAIPVFILTVVAEAFWVKKLRDEGRDVAGHTVKDSAASLSMGLGNVFINVLWKGVAFAGYLALYKLTPLRMGSGVLAWVLLFFVEDLCYYWFHRIHHESRFFWASHVVHHSSQHYNLTTALRQTWTPPTGWVFWAPLALLGFSPVMIVIQQSVSLLYQYWIHTEAIDRLPRPLEWVFNTPSHHRVHHASNPRYLDKNYAGILIIWDRLFGTFEPEGEKPVYGLTKNLQTFNPVRIAFHEFAAIARDAMKPGPWKQRLGYIFRNPAWKPEEPSSPPPGGPPAAEPVRPSA is encoded by the coding sequence ATGGACGGCACACACATCCCGGACCTCATCGCCCCCGCGATTCCCGTCTTCATCCTGACGGTGGTGGCCGAGGCCTTTTGGGTGAAGAAGCTGCGCGACGAGGGGCGCGATGTCGCCGGGCACACCGTGAAGGACTCGGCCGCCAGCCTCTCCATGGGGCTGGGCAACGTCTTCATCAACGTGCTGTGGAAGGGCGTGGCCTTCGCCGGCTACTTGGCCCTCTACAAGCTGACGCCGCTGCGCATGGGCTCGGGGGTGTTGGCCTGGGTGCTGCTCTTCTTCGTGGAGGACCTCTGCTACTACTGGTTCCATCGCATCCATCATGAGAGCCGCTTCTTCTGGGCCTCGCACGTGGTGCACCACTCCAGTCAGCACTACAACCTGACCACCGCGCTGCGGCAGACGTGGACTCCGCCCACCGGCTGGGTGTTCTGGGCGCCGCTGGCGCTCCTGGGCTTCTCGCCCGTGATGATTGTCATCCAGCAGTCGGTGAGCCTGCTGTATCAGTATTGGATTCACACCGAGGCCATCGACCGGCTGCCGCGCCCGCTGGAGTGGGTGTTCAACACGCCCTCCCATCACCGGGTGCATCACGCCTCCAATCCGCGCTACCTCGACAAGAACTACGCGGGCATCCTCATCATCTGGGACCGGCTGTTCGGCACCTTCGAGCCCGAGGGTGAGAAGCCCGTCTACGGCCTCACCAAGAACCTCCAGACCTTCAACCCGGTGCGCATCGCCTTCCACGAGTTCGCCGCCATCGCTCGCGACGCGATGAAGCCGGGCCCGTGGAAACAGCGGCTGGGCTACATCTTCCGCAATCCCGCGTGGAAGCCCGAGGAGCCCTCCTCTCCGCCTCCGGGCGGACCTCCCGCGGCGGAGCCGGTGCGGCCCTCGGCGTGA
- a CDS encoding TetR/AcrR family transcriptional regulator, whose amino-acid sequence MAAKTSSSESPARPPRRTQQERRETTRRKLLDATIETLVELGHARLTTVEVAKRAGVSQGALFTHFDTKEELLAAAVEHLFPRLIQDYLAGVGARPSGKDRIATAVDMLWAAFQRPELQAAIELYVAARTDQELQVALASVDGPHRENLHRVARELFPEAANAYPEFDSVVELALDAVQGAAIGGSARPKDPAHRRMLDALTRFLRSAFSPRLRRRPKRRRRD is encoded by the coding sequence ATGGCCGCCAAGACCTCTTCCTCCGAGAGCCCCGCGCGTCCGCCTCGGCGCACGCAGCAGGAGCGGCGCGAGACGACACGGCGGAAGCTGTTGGATGCGACCATCGAAACGTTGGTGGAGCTGGGGCACGCGCGGCTGACGACGGTGGAGGTGGCCAAGCGCGCGGGCGTGTCGCAAGGCGCGCTGTTCACGCACTTCGACACGAAGGAGGAGCTGCTCGCCGCGGCGGTGGAGCACCTCTTTCCTCGGCTCATCCAGGACTATCTCGCGGGGGTTGGCGCGAGGCCCTCGGGCAAGGACCGCATCGCCACGGCTGTGGATATGTTGTGGGCCGCGTTCCAGCGGCCGGAGCTGCAAGCCGCCATCGAGTTGTATGTGGCCGCGCGCACGGACCAGGAGCTCCAGGTGGCGCTGGCCTCGGTGGATGGGCCGCACCGGGAGAACCTGCACCGGGTGGCGCGCGAGCTGTTCCCCGAGGCCGCGAACGCCTATCCGGAGTTCGACTCCGTGGTGGAGCTGGCGCTGGACGCCGTGCAGGGCGCGGCGATCGGCGGCAGCGCGCGGCCCAAGGACCCGGCCCACCGCCGCATGTTGGATGCGCTGACGCGCTTTCTGCGCAGCGCCTTCTCACCCCGTCTTCGCCGTCGGCCCAAGCGACGGCGCCGCGACTGA
- a CDS encoding GTPase yields MDETSLPEPDALRSLLKTALELPPLQPHAARLERLVDDYARGVANRDAPLAVALVGATGAGKSTLLNALAGQPLSREGVDRPTSTTATVFAPEGATADTLAKSGARVSRYIPGPQALWGGQVFIDTPDLNSVATTHREVARAALERADVALVVMHRGSVAEASQVEFLTEFARRRALVFILNFADELSPESRDTLKAQVRRVAAERYSLAPQDVPIFAISALAAKDGRDVSGEFGALLFHLRGLATQAIAARVRRGNALGALEEVTTLVKSALDETEALLTRTHAALDSGMAKASDGLREDFEARLRLAHGHLAAEVRRQAGGRFWGPAAWGLRLSLWGASGLGAAAVVGRSNLPAGLAVAAASTVADVVRGHTRARAAESAVIEPFEDDFGVESAARTALTEARSLARAGGLEPSVLGVPDMNTLLDEVRDARASAWRYTATTGVAEAVAGWWRIARWLVLPLINLPLLVLLGHVGYRVVRAYVEGPLLPLDYFVNAGALFALLAGAGALLASASLAGAARRAGTSGRTRFVEALATLGRRLGEAIDDGLRPGREAARRILSLLR; encoded by the coding sequence GTGGACGAGACAAGCCTGCCCGAACCCGATGCCTTGCGGTCCCTGCTGAAGACCGCCCTGGAACTGCCTCCGCTCCAGCCTCATGCCGCGCGACTGGAGCGTCTGGTGGACGACTACGCGCGAGGCGTGGCGAACCGGGACGCTCCGCTCGCCGTCGCGCTCGTGGGCGCCACCGGCGCGGGCAAGTCCACCTTGCTCAACGCCCTCGCGGGTCAACCGCTCTCGCGCGAGGGCGTGGACCGTCCCACCAGCACCACCGCCACCGTCTTCGCCCCCGAGGGCGCCACGGCAGACACCCTGGCGAAGTCCGGCGCGCGCGTGTCGCGGTACATCCCCGGCCCGCAGGCACTCTGGGGCGGACAGGTGTTCATCGACACCCCGGACCTGAACAGCGTGGCCACCACCCACCGCGAAGTCGCCCGCGCCGCGCTGGAGCGCGCGGACGTGGCGCTCGTGGTCATGCACCGGGGCAGCGTCGCCGAGGCCTCCCAGGTGGAGTTCCTCACCGAGTTCGCCCGGCGGCGCGCCCTCGTCTTCATCCTCAACTTCGCGGACGAGCTCTCCCCCGAGTCTCGCGACACGCTCAAGGCCCAGGTCCGCCGCGTCGCCGCGGAGCGGTACTCCCTCGCGCCTCAAGACGTCCCCATCTTCGCCATCAGCGCGCTGGCCGCGAAGGACGGACGCGATGTGTCCGGCGAGTTCGGCGCCCTCCTCTTCCACCTGCGCGGGCTCGCCACCCAGGCCATCGCCGCGCGCGTCCGGCGAGGCAACGCGCTCGGCGCGCTGGAGGAAGTCACCACCCTCGTGAAGAGCGCCCTCGATGAAACCGAGGCCCTGCTCACGAGGACCCATGCGGCGCTCGACTCCGGAATGGCCAAGGCCTCCGACGGCCTGCGCGAGGACTTCGAGGCACGCTTGCGCCTAGCCCACGGACACCTCGCGGCGGAGGTGCGGAGACAAGCTGGTGGACGCTTCTGGGGCCCCGCCGCGTGGGGCCTGCGCCTGTCCCTCTGGGGCGCCAGTGGCCTGGGCGCGGCGGCCGTCGTGGGACGCAGCAACCTGCCCGCGGGCCTCGCGGTGGCGGCCGCCTCCACCGTGGCGGACGTGGTGCGTGGACACACGCGCGCTCGCGCCGCGGAGAGCGCGGTCATCGAACCGTTCGAGGATGACTTCGGCGTGGAGTCCGCCGCACGCACCGCGCTCACCGAAGCGCGCAGCCTCGCTCGCGCCGGCGGCCTGGAGCCCTCCGTGCTCGGCGTGCCGGACATGAACACGCTGCTCGATGAGGTGCGGGACGCACGCGCCTCCGCCTGGCGCTACACCGCCACCACGGGCGTCGCGGAAGCCGTCGCGGGGTGGTGGCGCATCGCACGCTGGCTGGTGCTGCCGCTCATCAACCTGCCGCTGCTGGTGCTGCTCGGACACGTGGGCTACCGCGTGGTGCGCGCCTACGTGGAAGGCCCCCTGCTGCCGCTCGACTACTTCGTCAACGCGGGGGCCCTCTTCGCGCTGCTCGCGGGAGCCGGCGCGCTGCTCGCGTCAGCGAGTCTCGCCGGAGCCGCTCGCCGTGCGGGGACGAGCGGGCGCACCCGCTTTGTCGAGGCCCTGGCCACCCTGGGCCGGAGGCTGGGAGAGGCCATCGATGATGGACTTCGCCCCGGGCGGGAGGCCGCGCGGCGCATCCTGTCGCTCCTCCGGTGA